From the Caballeronia sp. LZ062 genome, one window contains:
- a CDS encoding HAD family hydrolase — translation MRIETSFLFDLDGTLVDSVYQHVLAWKEALDAEGIELSVWRIHRKIGMSGGLFTDQLLRETHGEISADRVDHLRRLHAEAYQRLRAQVCPLPGARELLAALTEAGTRWAIATSGRMETAAVNLEALGVDASKQVVVTRDDVKYAKPDPDLFIAAAERLNVPIEHTVVVGDSIWDMLAARRCRSLGVGLLSGGYGSDELERAGALRVYEDPADLLAHLDEVAARP, via the coding sequence ATGCGAATCGAAACGTCGTTTCTCTTCGACCTCGACGGCACGCTCGTCGATAGCGTGTACCAGCACGTGCTGGCGTGGAAAGAGGCGCTGGATGCGGAAGGCATCGAGCTGTCGGTGTGGCGCATTCACCGCAAGATCGGCATGAGCGGCGGGCTCTTCACGGACCAGCTGCTGCGCGAGACGCACGGCGAGATCAGCGCGGATCGCGTCGACCATTTGCGGCGGCTGCATGCCGAGGCGTATCAGCGGCTGCGCGCGCAGGTCTGCCCGCTTCCCGGCGCGCGCGAACTGCTCGCCGCGCTGACCGAAGCGGGCACGCGCTGGGCGATCGCGACGAGCGGGCGCATGGAAACCGCTGCGGTGAATCTCGAGGCGCTGGGCGTGGATGCGTCGAAGCAGGTCGTCGTCACGCGCGACGACGTGAAGTACGCGAAGCCCGACCCCGATCTCTTCATCGCAGCGGCGGAACGTCTTAACGTGCCGATCGAGCATACGGTGGTCGTCGGCGACAGCATCTGGGACATGCTGGCCGCGCGCCGTTGCCGCTCGCTCGGCGTCGGCCTGCTGTCGGGCGGCTATGGCAGCGACGAACTCGAACGCGCGGGCGCCTTGCGTGTCTACGAAGACCCGGCGGATTTGCTCGCGCATCTCGACGAAGTGGCCGCGCGCCCATAA